A genomic stretch from Flavobacteriales bacterium includes:
- the nadC gene encoding carboxylating nicotinate-nucleotide diphosphorylase, with product MTIDQIIDEALREDIGDGDHTADACIPIDAKGKAQLLVKEDGFIAGVELAQRIFSRFDPELKVEVFIQDGSKIKVGDIVLTVEGSSRSILKTERLVLNFMQRMSGIASKTANLNKLIEGTNAKLLDTRKTTPLLREIEKWAVKIGGGVNHRFGLYDMVMIKDNHIDMAGGIPQAIERVHQHLKSIGKDLKIEIEVRDFDELNQALAAGGFHRIMLDNFHPDDEKKAVELIAGKYETESSGGITETTIRAHALAGVDYISVGALTHHIKSLDLSLKAI from the coding sequence ATGACCATCGATCAGATCATTGATGAGGCGCTCCGCGAAGACATCGGAGATGGAGACCACACGGCCGATGCCTGTATTCCTATTGATGCCAAAGGCAAGGCACAACTTTTAGTGAAGGAAGATGGCTTCATTGCTGGCGTAGAACTGGCGCAACGCATCTTTTCCCGTTTCGACCCAGAACTGAAAGTCGAAGTTTTCATTCAAGATGGTTCGAAAATCAAGGTTGGAGATATTGTGCTGACGGTTGAAGGTTCTTCGCGTTCCATTCTTAAAACCGAACGTTTGGTTCTGAATTTCATGCAGCGCATGAGTGGAATCGCTTCCAAAACGGCCAATCTCAACAAACTTATTGAAGGCACCAACGCCAAACTGCTCGATACGCGCAAGACCACGCCCTTGCTTCGCGAAATTGAAAAGTGGGCGGTGAAGATCGGTGGTGGTGTCAATCACCGTTTCGGGCTGTATGATATGGTAATGATCAAAGACAATCACATTGATATGGCAGGTGGAATTCCGCAAGCGATTGAACGTGTTCATCAGCATTTGAAATCAATTGGCAAAGACCTGAAAATTGAGATCGAGGTACGTGATTTTGACGAGTTGAACCAAGCACTTGCTGCGGGTGGTTTCCACCGCATCATGCTCGATAATTTTCATCCTGATGACGAGAAGAAAGCAGTAGAACTGATCGCTGGCAAATACGAGACGGAATCTTCAGGAGGAATTACAGAAACCACAATCCGTGCACACGCTTTGGCCGGTGTTGACTATATTTCGGTTGGTGCTTTGACGCATCACATCAAAAGTCTCGATCTTAGCCTGAAAGCTATCTGA
- a CDS encoding glycosyltransferase, which translates to MNVLYLTYDGLTDGLGRSQVLPYIFGLCRKGHHFTIVSFEKAERFSKEQKAIKQLCAANGVDWIPLTYTASPPVLSTVYDILRLRKTVRKLHQERHFDIIHCRSYITSLVGLHMKRNFGVKFIFDMRAFYADERIDGGLWNLENPVFRAVYNFFKRKEVEFLSEADHSISLTSKGKDIIHSWKNVNHQPVPVKVIPCCADLEHFHPTQVDAELQSKLRSRLNLTSEDFVITYLGSIGTWYMLDEMLDFFNVLVEKRPNSKFLFITPDEPKSILDAARKRGIPADRFAIDSAKREEVPTFLSLANAAIFFIKPVFSKSGSSPTKHGEMLGMGLPVIANVGVGDVDSITEDTKSGILVEEFTTEAYEKAVDQIDELLRIPTSTLQAAAQKYYSLEEGVERYDSVYRSV; encoded by the coding sequence ATGAATGTGCTATACCTAACGTACGATGGCTTGACGGATGGACTGGGACGCTCCCAAGTTCTTCCGTATATCTTCGGGCTATGTCGAAAAGGTCACCATTTCACAATTGTCAGTTTTGAGAAAGCCGAACGTTTTTCGAAAGAGCAGAAAGCCATAAAGCAGCTTTGCGCCGCCAATGGTGTGGATTGGATTCCACTTACATACACAGCATCTCCACCCGTTCTCTCAACCGTTTACGACATTCTGAGATTACGGAAAACGGTGCGGAAACTTCATCAGGAAAGGCACTTCGACATCATTCATTGCCGCAGCTACATCACATCATTGGTGGGATTGCACATGAAGCGGAATTTCGGAGTGAAGTTCATTTTCGATATGCGCGCATTTTATGCGGATGAACGTATTGACGGAGGACTTTGGAATCTGGAAAACCCTGTTTTCAGAGCCGTTTACAATTTCTTCAAGCGAAAGGAAGTTGAGTTTCTGTCCGAAGCTGACCACAGCATTTCACTTACCTCGAAAGGAAAGGATATCATCCATTCTTGGAAAAATGTAAACCATCAGCCTGTACCAGTTAAAGTAATTCCGTGCTGCGCGGATCTGGAGCATTTTCATCCAACGCAGGTTGATGCCGAACTTCAATCTAAGTTGAGAAGCAGACTGAATTTGACCTCGGAAGATTTTGTCATCACCTATCTCGGTTCTATCGGCACTTGGTACATGTTGGATGAGATGCTCGATTTTTTCAACGTGCTGGTTGAAAAACGTCCTAACTCGAAATTCCTTTTCATCACACCTGATGAACCGAAAAGCATTTTGGATGCGGCCAGAAAACGAGGAATTCCAGCTGACCGATTTGCCATTGATAGCGCAAAACGGGAAGAAGTGCCAACGTTTCTGAGTTTGGCCAACGCAGCCATTTTCTTCATCAAACCTGTTTTCTCCAAATCAGGTTCATCCCCGACAAAACATGGCGAAATGCTTGGAATGGGATTGCCTGTCATAGCCAATGTTGGTGTTGGCGATGTGGATTCTATCACCGAAGACACGAAAAGTGGAATTCTCGTTGAGGAATTCACTACCGAAGCCTATGAAAAAGCCGTTGACCAGATTGATGAGCTTCTGAGAATTCCTACCTCAACACTTCAAGCTGCCGCTCAGAAATACTACTCGCTGGAAGAAGGCGTGGAACGATACGATTCGGTTTACCGGTCAGTTTAA
- a CDS encoding DUF4783 domain-containing protein, with protein sequence MRTISSILSVLLLSVTLVFAQSDEANITSAMKLGNYKELSKFFDTKVDLTILTKENNYSKAQAELIIKDFFSKDKVSNYQVIHQGKSRDGAQYAIGTLTTATTSYRTYVLTKNVNGSTRIQQLRFEANE encoded by the coding sequence ATGAGAACAATTTCATCCATATTAAGCGTACTGCTGCTGAGCGTTACGTTGGTGTTTGCACAATCTGACGAAGCCAACATCACCTCAGCCATGAAACTTGGCAACTACAAGGAACTGTCGAAATTCTTTGACACGAAGGTGGATCTGACCATCCTGACCAAAGAGAACAACTACAGCAAGGCGCAGGCTGAGTTAATCATCAAAGACTTTTTCTCAAAGGACAAAGTGAGCAACTACCAGGTCATTCACCAAGGGAAATCGCGCGATGGTGCGCAGTACGCCATCGGTACGCTGACCACGGCCACTACATCTTATCGCACGTACGTGCTGACCAAGAACGTGAACGGCAGCACGCGTATTCAGCAACTCCGTTTCGAGGCGAACGAGTAA
- a CDS encoding YihY family inner membrane protein gives MRKLIVKFLRLPIIRSIIRFSKEVRIPGFDGLPLYDVTAFFVKGLQNGWLGLRASAVAFNFILAIFPAIIFVFTLIAYIPIDGFQEQLLSLMEVLLPTNVFESVNETFTDIITRQRTGLLSVTVVSALYFSTNGLHALIDSFNTTYHTIESRSYIVQRGIAILLTLILVVFTLVAIGLIVFGTFGMDLIREKGWIQDNIWQFSLNLARWLVILILMFFAISVLYFLGPAKQTKWRFFSAGSTLATVLVLITSLGFSYFVENFGQYNKLYGSIGTLVIVMLWTYFNAIALLIGFELNASIEDAKLRELELNKRSLHISLEDEIEKGGEL, from the coding sequence GTGAGAAAACTCATCGTCAAATTCCTGCGACTTCCCATCATTCGGAGCATCATCCGATTTTCGAAAGAGGTGCGGATTCCAGGATTTGACGGTCTGCCGCTTTATGATGTCACGGCTTTCTTCGTGAAAGGATTGCAGAACGGTTGGTTGGGACTGCGCGCTTCAGCCGTGGCCTTCAACTTCATTTTGGCCATTTTCCCCGCCATCATTTTCGTGTTCACACTCATCGCTTACATCCCGATAGACGGATTTCAGGAACAACTGCTGAGCCTGATGGAAGTGCTGCTTCCAACCAATGTTTTTGAAAGTGTGAATGAGACCTTCACCGACATCATCACACGCCAACGGACTGGACTTTTATCGGTAACCGTGGTTTCCGCCCTTTACTTCTCCACCAACGGATTGCACGCTTTGATCGATAGTTTCAACACGACCTATCACACGATTGAAAGCCGTTCGTACATCGTACAGCGTGGCATAGCCATTCTCCTCACACTTATTCTTGTTGTATTCACCTTGGTGGCCATTGGATTGATCGTGTTCGGGACGTTCGGTATGGACCTCATCCGTGAAAAGGGTTGGATCCAAGACAACATCTGGCAGTTTTCACTGAATTTGGCGCGCTGGCTGGTTATCCTCATTTTGATGTTCTTCGCCATTTCGGTGCTGTACTTTTTGGGTCCCGCCAAACAGACCAAGTGGCGATTCTTTTCGGCCGGTTCCACATTGGCAACGGTTCTTGTACTTATCACCTCACTTGGCTTCAGCTATTTTGTAGAGAATTTCGGGCAGTACAATAAACTTTACGGATCCATCGGAACGCTGGTGATCGTGATGCTTTGGACGTATTTCAACGCAATTGCGCTTCTCATCGGTTTCGAACTGAACGCAAGTATTGAAGACGCGAAACTCCGCGAACTGGAATTGAACAAACGCTCGCTCCATATTTCGCTGGAAGATGAGATTGAAAAGGGCGGAGAATTGTGA
- the rlmH gene encoding 23S rRNA (pseudouridine(1915)-N(3))-methyltransferase RlmH — translation MKLCLLLVGETDDNDLKDAIDRYVKRLSHYCSFDVEVIKTPKQFKRLDMEALKVAEGKLILDNLSNQDFLVLLDEKGKQFSSVVFSGQLQKWLNGGHKRIVFLVGGAFGFSEDVYQRADFKMALSSMTFTHQMVRLVFTEQLYRAFTILKNEKYHH, via the coding sequence ATGAAGCTTTGCCTGTTGCTGGTAGGAGAAACCGATGATAACGACCTGAAAGATGCGATCGACCGTTATGTGAAGCGGCTGTCACACTACTGTTCGTTCGATGTGGAGGTGATTAAAACCCCGAAGCAGTTCAAACGATTGGACATGGAAGCGTTGAAAGTGGCAGAAGGAAAACTGATCCTTGACAATCTCAGCAATCAGGATTTCCTCGTTTTGCTGGATGAGAAAGGAAAACAATTCTCATCGGTTGTTTTTTCGGGGCAGTTGCAAAAGTGGTTGAATGGCGGCCACAAACGAATTGTCTTTCTCGTTGGTGGAGCGTTCGGGTTTTCTGAAGATGTTTATCAGCGGGCTGATTTCAAGATGGCACTTTCCAGCATGACGTTTACGCATCAAATGGTGCGATTGGTGTTCACAGAACAGCTTTACCGCGCATTCACCATTCTCAAGAACGAGAAATATCATCATTAA
- the asnB gene encoding asparagine synthase (glutamine-hydrolyzing) has product MCGIAGIYHPKDVQQEMLKQMSDAISHRGPDAEGFFVDGNFGLAHRRLSIIDLSTAANQPMQSGCGRYWMVFNGEVYNYREIAKELDVKLKTSGDSEVILEAFAKWGAQMVNRLNGMFAIAIFDTSEKKLYLFRDRLGIKPIFVYRKNGIIAFASELKAITALKELSFTINRQAIPYFLHLGYIPQPLSIYNEVEKFPSGSWAVTDGESFKVEKYWNPEKKVGSSVLSDEREAKEQLTELLQASVSRRLVADVPFGTFLSGGIDSSLVTALAQKATSEKLKTFSIGFDDAKHDESGFARKVSEYLGTEHHEYRVTEKDALELVPEILPQYDEPYADSSAIPTMLVSKMARQEVTMTLSGDGGDELFHGYGMYTWAERLDNPLTRTIGNSFGQLLTLGNDRFKRIAKVFATSNSSQLHSHIFSQEQYMFSGAEINNLLVDSEEIDFSLLDMNVSLARKLSPAEFQALFDIEFYLKDDLLTKVDRASMKYSLETRVPILDHTVVEFALNLDPKLKVKDGVSKYLLKQVLFDNVPKELFDRPKWGFSIPLDKWLKTDLSYLVDEYLNEKSVTEVGILKWSEVKFLLAKWRNGQNHLYNRVWLMILLQRFKASV; this is encoded by the coding sequence ATGTGCGGCATTGCAGGCATCTACCATCCCAAAGACGTTCAGCAGGAAATGCTGAAGCAAATGAGTGATGCCATTTCGCACCGTGGACCAGACGCAGAAGGCTTTTTTGTTGATGGAAATTTCGGTCTTGCGCACCGAAGATTGAGCATCATCGACCTGAGCACGGCTGCCAACCAACCCATGCAATCGGGTTGCGGGCGATATTGGATGGTTTTCAACGGTGAAGTTTACAACTACCGCGAAATCGCCAAAGAGTTGGATGTGAAGCTGAAAACTTCGGGCGATTCGGAAGTGATTCTTGAAGCCTTTGCCAAGTGGGGAGCGCAAATGGTTAACCGACTCAACGGCATGTTCGCCATCGCCATTTTCGATACCTCAGAGAAGAAACTGTACCTGTTCCGTGACCGATTGGGTATCAAACCGATCTTTGTTTATCGGAAGAACGGAATCATCGCTTTTGCTTCAGAACTGAAGGCGATTACTGCACTGAAGGAATTGTCATTTACCATAAACCGGCAGGCAATTCCATACTTCCTGCATCTCGGTTACATACCGCAACCGCTTTCCATTTACAACGAGGTAGAGAAATTCCCGTCAGGAAGTTGGGCGGTGACAGATGGTGAATCTTTCAAGGTTGAGAAATACTGGAATCCTGAAAAAAAAGTCGGTTCCAGTGTTCTTTCGGATGAGCGCGAGGCGAAGGAACAATTGACCGAATTGCTTCAAGCTTCGGTAAGCAGAAGATTGGTTGCGGATGTTCCGTTCGGCACGTTTTTGAGTGGAGGAATCGATTCGAGTTTGGTCACTGCCTTGGCGCAGAAAGCCACTTCCGAAAAGCTGAAAACCTTTTCAATTGGGTTTGATGATGCCAAGCATGATGAATCGGGTTTTGCCCGAAAGGTTTCAGAATACCTCGGAACGGAACATCACGAATACCGTGTGACCGAAAAAGATGCTTTGGAACTTGTTCCTGAGATTCTTCCGCAGTATGACGAACCATACGCGGATTCATCGGCCATTCCAACCATGCTGGTTTCCAAAATGGCACGGCAAGAAGTGACCATGACGCTTTCTGGCGATGGTGGTGATGAGCTTTTCCACGGCTACGGAATGTACACTTGGGCTGAACGTTTGGACAACCCACTGACCAGAACAATTGGCAATTCTTTCGGGCAATTGTTGACTTTGGGAAATGACCGATTCAAACGTATTGCCAAGGTTTTTGCCACATCGAATTCAAGTCAATTGCATTCGCACATTTTCTCGCAAGAACAGTACATGTTCTCAGGTGCTGAGATCAACAATCTTCTTGTGGATTCTGAAGAAATTGACTTCTCGCTTTTGGACATGAACGTATCGCTTGCCAGGAAGCTATCACCAGCTGAGTTCCAAGCCCTATTCGATATTGAATTCTACTTGAAAGATGACCTGTTGACCAAAGTTGATAGAGCTTCGATGAAGTATTCTCTTGAAACACGAGTTCCGATCCTTGACCACACAGTTGTTGAATTCGCCCTGAACCTCGACCCAAAACTGAAAGTGAAAGATGGGGTGAGCAAATACCTCCTCAAGCAAGTCCTTTTCGACAACGTTCCAAAAGAGCTTTTCGACCGCCCGAAATGGGGTTTTAGCATTCCGCTGGATAAGTGGTTGAAGACGGATCTTTCCTATTTGGTTGACGAGTATCTGAATGAAAAATCGGTAACCGAAGTAGGAATTCTAAAGTGGTCAGAGGTGAAATTTCTTCTCGCAAAATGGCGAAACGGACAAAATCACCTTTACAATAGGGTGTGGCTGATGATTCTGCTTCAGCGTTTCAAAGCCTCGGTCTGA